A region of the Stieleria neptunia genome:
TCATTGGGTTTACCGGCGGGGATTTTTCCCGGCCAGCGGACGACGGTGGGCTCGCGCATGCCGCCTTCCAACGTCGTCCCCTTGTTGCCACGCAATGGGCCGGGGCTGGCGAAGAGAGTGTTCTTCGGAGGACCGTTGTCGGAGGTGAACAGGACCAGTGTGTTTTCGTCGAGGCCGTTGGCTTGGAGTGTGTCCAGGATTTGCCCGACGGACCAGTCGATCTCGGCGATCGCCTGACGGAACAGGTTGTGCCGCGTGCCGTAGTCAATCTTGCCGTCTTCCGCGTTCAGTTTCGCCACAACATCATCGGAGACGCCTTCCATGAACGGAGGCGACACGTGCAATGGGGCGTGGGGAATGGGATGCGGCAGATAAAGGAAAAACGGCTCGTCTTTGTTGGCCTCGATGAATGACACCGCACGCTCGGTGATGCGTTTCGTCAGGTAGTCGGCGTCGGGATCCATCTCGATGACCGATTCGTTGTCCAATAGCGGCAGTGGCGGAAACTGGTAGTGATTTTGCCTGGGATGAAACGGATGGATGTCGTGGCTGTAGGGGATCCCAAAATATTCATCAAAGCCTTGCTTGGTCGGCAGGAACTGCGGTTGGTCTCCCAGGTGCCACTTACCGAACATGCCTGTTTTGTAGCCCGCGGTCTTTAACACTTCGGCGATCGTGATTTCATCAGGGTTCAATCCCTTTCGGTCGCCGGCGAGCAGCACTCCGAAATTGGAGCCCATCGCCATGTCGATGCGTTTGGGATAGCACCCGGTCATCAGAGCGGCGCGGGACGGCGTGCAAACCGGGGCGGCCACATAAAAGCTCGTCAGCCGGGCCCCTTCCGCCGCCATCTGATCGATCCGGGGCGTGCTGACGTGCTCGCCACCGAAACAACTGAGATCGCCGTAGCCCTGGTCATCGGTGAAAATCACCACGAAATTCGGCCGGCTGTCTTGGGCAGGGGCCAATGGCGCGAACAGCCCGCTCAAGCTCGCAACCACAAGGATCGATAAGATGCTGTTTTTCCGGTTCATTGTTTTCTCGTTATTGGGCCGCACTCAAGGTCACGCAATCGAGACCGAAGAATGCGTCTTGGCTGTTCGGGTTTTTGCCGACCACTTCCACACGCAACACGTACGCACTGTCAACGGGATCAAATGCACCCAGCGTGATCGGTCCGGTGGGCACCGGTTTTTCCGCATAAACGTCCACCTGCTGTTCGACCGCTTTCCCGTTGACTGAGAAACGCAGGATGCCGTAGTCCCAGCTCTTCGTCGCGTGCAGGGTCAACTTTTCGGCTACCGGACTTGTCGCCGGAATGCGAATCTCCACCACGTCACCGACTCGGGCGTTCTTGAACAGAGCGTGTGTATTCAGATTCCATACGCCCTTGAGCTTCAACCGCTTCAAGTTTTGCGGCTTGATTTCAATCGTGTCCGGCTTGGAAATGACGCTCTTGGCGTTGATCTCCACCGCATTCTTGAACTCGTCTGCTCCAGCATTTGTCGAAGCCGTTTCCACCTTGGGCACGACCGGCACGTTGAGCACCTGGTCCGGTTCGGGTTTGCGGTTCGATGTTGTGTCCTGGAATCCATACCAGTACATCCCGACGCCGTAGCCCATTTCGCATTCGCTCCACGACCAGATCTCCATGTCCAGTTGCAAGGAACTGCCAAAGGGCATGGTATCCAGGGAGCGGCTGCGGGTTTCCACGCTAAAGCCGTGGGTGTTGCGTTCGTCGGTCGTTTTGCGATTCAGTTTGTTGTAGCGGTGGGAGAACGGCTGCGCATGGAAGGGGTGCTCATAAAAGTCTGTGCTGCGTCCGCCCCAGGAATAGGCGTAGTAGTCCTCGGTCCCGGTTCCGAAAATCGAAGGAAAATCTTCGCCGTCGACCCAGATTTTTTCGTCGCCTTCGCCCCACCATCTTTCGACCGGATTCATGATCGTCAGCGTGTCGCCGACATACACACCGCGCCCTTTCAGTGTGACGTAATTCCAATCGGAATACGGTCGTGTCGAGACCGGATACTGTCCGCGCCAACCGGCGTGAAAATACATGGACCGTTCGTCCCAGGTCCATGCGCCGGTTTTGACTTCCAACTCGGCATCGACGGGTTCGCCACTGTAGTTGACCAGCGAGACCTTACCGCCGTTTTGATACGGCATCACCCAGCGGCAACTCATCGTGCCGTCTTCGGCGACCGTGCGGTACCAGCCTTGCACGGGGTTCAATCCGATGCCCGAGCCAAAGAAATCGCCGATCGGGCACCAGACCGTTTGCTTGCCGTCGAACTGCATCTTCAGCACGACTTGGCGGGTGACCTTAGGATCCGCATAGCTGCCCAGTTTCACCGAAAGTTCCCGCACCGCGGCCGTGCCTGCCGGAAGCTCCAGTGACTGCTCGTCTTGGTTGCCCAGGCTGGCACTAAATCGAAGCGGCTCTCCTGCGCCGGAAACGGTGGGGTTCAAAAGCGTCTTGCCCGTTTTTGTCGTCAAGTCCTTGGCTGCCTGGAAGTCGGCCATCGTAAAGGTCTTGACCGGAGTGCCTTCGTCATACGCCCGAAAGGTGAACTGAAAAAAGAACGGCATTTGGTCCGTCGTCACCTTGCAGCGTTTCGCAAACGGGATCGGGAAAAAACTGACCGCCGAGCGCAGGGAGGGATGCGCAAAGGGAAACGGGAACACTCCGCTGCCATCGAACATGCTGAGCATGTTGCCCTCCAACGCCGGTTCCTCGGCGCCGTCCAAGTAAATCCGCAGGTTGATCTCCGTGCCGCCATTGTTTGGATTGTGCCAGGGCATCCAGGTGCGGACGATCGCGCCCGGACCCTGATGGTCCATCAAGACCCATTCTTTCCGGCCGCTGTTCTCCTCCGTTCGGATGAAGTTCCTGCCGTTGGGCGGTCGATTGTAATCTCCGTTGGCAAACCAGCCTTCGGGGTCCTCCGGAGTGTTGGAGGCCCGGTTGTAGCTGCTGTGCTGTTTCAGCCGAAATTGCTGTTCC
Encoded here:
- a CDS encoding sulfatase family protein, producing the protein MNRKNSILSILVVASLSGLFAPLAPAQDSRPNFVVIFTDDQGYGDLSCFGGEHVSTPRIDQMAAEGARLTSFYVAAPVCTPSRAALMTGCYPKRIDMAMGSNFGVLLAGDRKGLNPDEITIAEVLKTAGYKTGMFGKWHLGDQPQFLPTKQGFDEYFGIPYSHDIHPFHPRQNHYQFPPLPLLDNESVIEMDPDADYLTKRITERAVSFIEANKDEPFFLYLPHPIPHAPLHVSPPFMEGVSDDVVAKLNAEDGKIDYGTRHNLFRQAIAEIDWSVGQILDTLQANGLDENTLVLFTSDNGPPKNTLFASPGPLRGNKGTTLEGGMREPTVVRWPGKIPAGKPNDELMTTMDLLPTFAKLAGAAIPTDRVIDGKDIWPTLIGEAPTPHEAFFYHGGNQLRAVRSGKWKLHTNKGKPTQLYDLENDIGEKKNVIEANPEVAQKLVQQLKAFAQDIAENSRPAAFVEHPTPLSQ
- a CDS encoding glycoside hydrolase family 172 protein; amino-acid sequence: MMTRLRTLLAVLLCLSAPSVGAGETVTITSLLDEMIDRDSVARFPEQQFRLKQHSSYNRASNTPEDPEGWFANGDYNRPPNGRNFIRTEENSGRKEWVLMDHQGPGAIVRTWMPWHNPNNGGTEINLRIYLDGAEEPALEGNMLSMFDGSGVFPFPFAHPSLRSAVSFFPIPFAKRCKVTTDQMPFFFQFTFRAYDEGTPVKTFTMADFQAAKDLTTKTGKTLLNPTVSGAGEPLRFSASLGNQDEQSLELPAGTAAVRELSVKLGSYADPKVTRQVVLKMQFDGKQTVWCPIGDFFGSGIGLNPVQGWYRTVAEDGTMSCRWVMPYQNGGKVSLVNYSGEPVDAELEVKTGAWTWDERSMYFHAGWRGQYPVSTRPYSDWNYVTLKGRGVYVGDTLTIMNPVERWWGEGDEKIWVDGEDFPSIFGTGTEDYYAYSWGGRSTDFYEHPFHAQPFSHRYNKLNRKTTDERNTHGFSVETRSRSLDTMPFGSSLQLDMEIWSWSECEMGYGVGMYWYGFQDTTSNRKPEPDQVLNVPVVPKVETASTNAGADEFKNAVEINAKSVISKPDTIEIKPQNLKRLKLKGVWNLNTHALFKNARVGDVVEIRIPATSPVAEKLTLHATKSWDYGILRFSVNGKAVEQQVDVYAEKPVPTGPITLGAFDPVDSAYVLRVEVVGKNPNSQDAFFGLDCVTLSAAQ